The Fusarium fujikuroi IMI 58289 draft genome, chromosome FFUJ_chr01 sequence caatggcttcttcttgatcaatAGGATTCATGCCATAGCGCTCCGGCATGACTGACAAGTCAGAGCTGAAATCCCAGCTCTGCGTGCGCATCATACGAAGCGTCTCAGGAACAGACGCAGCACCGAGTCTCTCGACTACTCTAAGTCCGGTCTCCAGCTCGGGGAAGGTACTCCCAAGCCAGACAATAACGCGGTTTGCCTTTCCGTAGATCTGGTTCATGACGGATACTTGTGGAGATCGCTCGTTTGAGTTGGACTGGTTGATGCAGAGCGCGTCTATCCAGATGGGAGCCTCTGAGCACGAGACCTGCAATTCAACAAGAGCATCATAAAGGTTCTCCTGGACCTCGAATAATAGCCCATTCAGAAGTATCGTTGTGTTGGTGACCTTACGGGAAGTGGGGGGCTGTTTCGCGGTGAGCCCCAAGTGTAAGACAGCGCATTGTAGGCTAGGTCTGAGGCACCGAAGAGGAGGTGTTTCGTGAGGGTGACACTAGGGACTTGAGATTCTGTGTCTGGATGAATGCCCGACGAGATAGTCGCCAGGCGAAAGGACTCagtatcaagctcatccgAATAGTATTGCGCCATAATTACGAGTTGTGATGTAGAACGCAGATCAGAGGGCACAGAAGAGGGGTAAAAAGAGCCCTCGATTCCTAGGATCAGAAGAGGAGGTGCTAGTAGCCTTATAGGGCGACCCAGGGTCTTTTTGATAAGCCCTGCCTAGCCTGCGTTCTAATCACCAGTGAAATACAATGAAATCGGGGAATAGTCGGTCAAATGTAGAGCCTTTTCAGCCAATCGCTCCCTATGAGAAGGTACTAGTAGCCTGGCTGGGCTTAGTGGTAGGTAAGCAGTCCAATCATAGTAAGCATAGCTTTGATAGATACCTGATGGGAGATGGTAAAAGTGGGTAGACGGTTTCTCTATGTAACATTGAGACGTTTCGCAATTTTTGCTTTAGCCTAATCAGGCTTACATGAGTAGAATTTATTCTTCTGAGGTTGCAACGCCACGCGGTTAGTGAGAATTTGTTAACACGTGTAGAAACATCGGTGGTCTTATCAGAAGATTGGATATGTGACATTCTTGCCCGAACTATAGTCTTGATAATAATGAACTAGCGAGTAAGATAGCAGACACTTTCAGCATAAACATAAAAACAAACTAATAACAAGTTCAAATAGACACAGAGCCCCTCGATGGCCTAAACATCCTTCATAATAAACTTCTTGTAGGCATTCTGCAGTCGACGCCAGTTAGCATAGTCTCAAGGACTgcagcagaagaacaaaaaaTGTGCCAACATACCTCGAACTTTGAATCTGATTTGTCTTGATATGCAATACCGGTGTACTCAGTGTCAGGTAGATTAAGCTCCCacttcttgacaacctcatcatcaacccgAAACACCACCTCTCGCATCGCATCACCCCAACTGAACGTCATCCCGGCCATCTTCCCGGCCCACGGCCCCTTCACATCCCATTTGACTAGCCGCGCTCTGCTCAGGGCACTAGCGAAACTAACGCTGTTCCAGTCAAAGTTCCACGACACCCAGCGCATCGCGTCCTCCGCAGCTTTGGGTCTCTTGTCAATCTGTGCGAAGCCGATTTCCTCCTTTGGTTCTTTTCGGGGGAGCATTGCGGCGGAGAAGACTGGGAGGGCTTGGAatgttgcttcttctgcgGTGGGTTCAGTGTCATCTTGGACGTGGACGCGGAGAACTTTGTCTTGTTCGGACCAGGCCATGCAGAGGGGCAGTGAGGGAGTTGGCTGTTTTCTGTTGGCTGGTTGGGCTATAATGGCAACAGCCCTTTTGTAAACGCCAGTCCATTCCATGATCTCTCGCATCATCTTCATATCTATACGTGAGCCACGACTTCCATACTTGGGACTCTTTCGTTTGGGACCATAGTTACTGATTCCGTCAGTAGGGTATAATTATTGTAGCAAGGGTACTTACTGGATGGCCACTGCTACCGGAGTTCCATTATATCCAGTCCAGACGACGGAGCCACTTACGCCAGCCTCAGTATACGTCAGATACTCAAGCTGATGCTGTTTCAGTATAGGATTAACGAAGCGTCCTGTACTGCGTGTAGGCGGCTCGCCAGGCTTGGCAGTGGTCAAGTAGCTGGAGATGTTACAAATACCTTCTAGTcgctcctcctcagcaagtcTTAGAGCGAATCCAAATGCTGTCTTGGGAGGGGGAGGATTGTTGGTCTTGGGGATCATAATGATACCGAAATCATCAATGGCAGATTCTTCGTTGGGCTTGGTCGAAAAGATCTTGCTGACCCGTGTATCTTTCTCAAGAATCTCTACCCCTTTGTGTTGCTCCCCTAGATCAGACCACCAGGCTCGAAGGTTTTGGGTTCTTTTGCCGTTTTCATCCATAAGGTTATGACCTGCTGTGAAGATAATAGCTTGGTCCTGGCCAGGGATGTTGACAAAGAAGCCATTGCCACCTTTCTCTGCAACGAAGTAGCGTGTTAGAGATTGAGCGAGCATTGGAATTCTTGGGATACTTGCCGGCTCCATCTTTGGTAAATCTTAGCTTCGCAACTGCTTGGCCGATAACAGAGTCGCTGATAGAATTGAGACCATAACGAATAGGGTCTTTCTCTCGCTCTCTGCCAACATCTCCGCCTCGACGATCTCGGTGCCAGAGGTTCTGGGGAACCAGCGATGATACCATCTTGTTCTGGCTTGACTGGAGAGAAGCAACAGGCAAATCGAGGATCTATCAATCCTGTAATCTGGATGCGGTGCCAGATTCTTGACCAGTGACCAATGGCTACTACTTCAATACCGAGCACTTCAGCAACTCTATCATTGGCAACGCCCCGCTCGAGGTTACGTTGATCACAAGTGGACTCAGCTTCACGATGTCGCTGATCATCTACCAGATCCGGAAGTTTATTGGAAGCAGTACGACATCTCCTGTCAGATCAGCAACCTTCTCCATTAGGTATGCACCTAGTGAGCTCAGCTCTGACAAGCTGCCGATCACTTCCCGCATTTAGTCTCTCACAGAAGCACTACAACCTCTCAGGCGAGGGCCGTGCCGTACCGGCTATAACCCAACTAATAAGCCGAAATGGAGGCCACCTCACCCATTCGCCAATTATACGGGACTTTGGTTTGCTCAGCCAGCCCTTTTGCATGCCAATTCCTCTCTTCAGGACAGCTGCATGCTCAGAACAGTATCAGCCGACAACATCAGACTTTGTGCAACGTCGCATAAGTAAACGCAACACCACCGTTATCAAGACGGTATTCGACGACAATACGCGTACTGTATGTTCCAAGTTCAATATATGCAGGGAGTACACGAATGCGGAGAGCTGAAAGGTAGGATGATGTCAGCTTGCAGCATGGAGGTCAAAGCACAGATTATGTCTGAGGCCAGGACACCATCCTAGCTATGCAATTGGATGGACTATTTGATCTTCAAAATCTTTGCACAGTAGCCTGCAATTAAAGCGGCGTGGTTCTGAGACAACGAGCCATGACGATGGTCTTTTTCGACGCCATAAATTGGAAGGCAATGCCGCGACATCATACTACAGCATAGCAATTGAGTTCTCCGTCCCCCTCTATCACATCATTCATATTACCAAACCTCTTGAGCCTCGACAATTCATCATGAGCGGCGAAATAAGAACCATAGCCCGTGCCCTTCGAGCTGCGGGCCACAACACCCTTCCCAACGGTGACCTCACTTTCCTCCAGGTTCAAGGCCGTCGTCTGATCGAGAGGGTCTATGATGGCGACGAGCTCAAGGACCAGCGAATGGTAGCTAGCGGACTGAGGGAGGGCTCAACAGCAGACTACGCCGTGGCCAAAGACAGGGTGAGTACATCAGATTACATGCGAGCCGCACTACTCTAATATGTGATGAATAGACCTTCGCTGTGTACATCAGTGATGATGGCCTTATCAAGGTCAGTGAGTTTGATGAGGACTCTGAAGAGTGGGATGAGGCCCATCTCGAAGGCCTCGGTGATGTTTCTGTCCATGATGAAAGCCACATCACTGTCGCAGGACTTCCAAGCATGAACCTGGTTCTGTATCAGGCACATGATGGTACTATCAAGACCGTCAAGCACGATAAGGACTCCGATATATGGACTGAGGAGTTCGACATCCCTGGATCCGCGGCAACTGGAACTCCGATTGCTGGGTTTACAACCGACGAGGCTCTCATTGTGAGCTTCTTCGGGGACGACGGCGAGATCCATGTCCACAGTCGGGACTTTGAGAACGGTGAATGGACTGGTAAGCATATCTTAACCTCCCCTTGAGAGTCAGTCAATCTAACATTAAGCAGAGGAGACTATTCCTGACTCCTCTTTCGACGATACCGTCAATagcatcatcgtcgccaaagacaaggaTAGCGGTAACTTTGAGGCCTACGTCTTGGCCAACGACACAGtctacaacatcaccaagaccgGCTCTCGCGACACCGTCGGCTCTTTCGACCAGAATGGAGACTTTGAGCCCTCCACTAAAGCTGAGTCTGGTGGATGTTACAGTAACAACTGGGGCAACTATTGCGGCTCGTACACCTGCTATCGCGGCTGTAGCTGCGGGTGTGGCCAGGGCTACATGTGCGGCTGCTACAGTTGCGGCTGCGGATGCCCTCGTCCCCGTCGTTGCCCgccttgttggtgatgctgattgGATAGGCTACTACGGATGCTTCGCATTTAGATGCGCCCTTCATTTTTCTCGGTAGTTTGACTTGAACTTACATTCACTCATAAATCCCATGGATCAATTCGTTAGCTAGACCCCCTAGTGGGTGCTCAGATAACAATATACTCAATTTAACTCCAAGAAATGAACCTCAATTTCTGTGTACAATGTGTCTCCAAAGACGCAAGGCGTCAGCTTAACTGCTGGGATCCCAAATCTCTGCTTCACAGCCACAGagtctgttgttgagaacCTGTGAGATTAGGATACACATCCAGCTCAATGGCCTAAAGATGGAGCAACCACAATCTTAATTAAACAAGGTTGACATCACTTTTCCTCAGTGTGCCATCAAGATACCATTATGATAAGTACTAAATCCCACCGACCTACAATTCTCAGTAGATATCAGATGTGTTGTTTGCAgctgagacttgtggctgagagcttaaatcagcagagaaaATTTAGCTTAGTAGAAACCATATCAGAAGAACAGACTTCAGGCAGCTTGGATACTATCGGTAGAGACTTTTGGCGAATCTATAACATGTCGCTCTCATCTACAAAGGTCTCTCCTCGAGCAAGGACACCATCTGGGATAGTCTAAGCAACTGCCGAAAACACAAACTTCATGATAAGCCAAGCCATGACAACGGCGCCACTGAAGCGGCAAAGCACTGTCTGACAGATACTGTGGTCCTCGTATGACTGCATTGCATAAACGTTGAGGTTGTGTCGCAGTGCATAATGCATTCAATATTGCAACCCAACAAAAGACGCGTCACCTCAGCCATCAACTTACAGAACCTTGACGCAAATCTTCAATGGAATTGGACGGCCACCTCTAGATTTGGATATCTCAACTTCTGCAGCCCGTTGGGGTATCATTCTGTGATAGTGGCGTAAATCTCGAAGCTGAAATGCAAACTGAATATTGATCATGAGACTATTTGACGAGCCAACCTTTTCAGTCTCGGCTATGTGCTTTTGCAGGGTCTTTTGTTGGTGGCGTTATTATACGAAGCTGAATTGTAAATTGACTTGTCACTCTTGTTCAGCTGCGAGTCGGTCATGCCGCTGCCGAAAGGGTCTAAGGAAAGCACGTAACCTATCAAGAGCTCTAGATTGGCATGTGATGAGGAACCGTGTGTTCTAGGCGGTTAATGTCCTCTTGAAATCTCATCACATATATCTCAATTCCGACATCTCGTTATTGAAGCACCACTCTACAAACCACCCTCTTGCTGTTACTGAGCCTCTACCTCTTTGTGATTCCAACATGACTGACATTTTTGTCGACGCCCGGAAGGGCTCGCTGACCTCCACCAAGCTAGACACCTATCTAGCCAGACCCGTGGATATCAACGCCCAAGACCCCAAGACTGGCTTCACGGCTCTCGGAATGGCAGCTAAGTATGGACGCCTCTCAGTCGTCACCCTCCTTCTCGATAAGAATGCCTCTCCCAGAGCCATGAGCAAGCCAGGCATGACTCCACTGTACATCGCTGCCAACGGCAACGGTGATAGAGTCAACATCGTGAGAAAGCTTCTTGAAAAGGGTGCTCAGGTCGATGAGACCAGCCCAGAAGTCGATAATGATACGCCGCTCATGGTGGCCATTACTCACGCTAGAGACCCTGTTGTTGTGAACATGCTCATCGATGCTGGGGCTTCACTCCAGGTGACCAACACTAAGGGCGAGACGGCAAAGGTGCTCGCTGAGCAGTCAGGTAATCCTGCTATTCAGCGTGCTGTATCTCCGCCTGGGCAGCAGATGGCAGGTCTTCCTGAACTCATCAATGCCTTGGTGAACTTtgtcttgttcatcttggcGTATGTGAACAGTGGAGTCATCAACGGTGTCGTCAAGGGTGTGGTATCGAACCTGTACCATATTGGACAAGCTCCGCCAGACCAGACTTTGGCTCAGGTATGTCATACGAACTAGTCAGCGAGGCTCTTTCTAACTGATGACAGGACTTGAATAATCCTACTACCGTAGATGATTTCCAGAGAGGAGTCGAGAAGTATGTCGAGGATAGTGACTTCGGACAATTCTTCGCTCCCGGCAATGATTACCTACAAAAGGTTGCAGAAAAAGCAGTCGAGTTGAAGGACGATAAAAGCAATCACCTCAACGACCCAGAGCAGGTGAAAGGACTAGTCAAGCTTGCCTTGTACCAGCCAATCTTCTACTGCGGTGAGCTTCATCCCCTCGTGAATCAAGGAAGCGCTAACTAAACCTCCACAGACGACAGTGGCTCAATGCAAGCCAACATACTCGACGCCAACGGCAACGTCGTCAGCACAAGAATGGAGGCCATGAGAAGTCTAGTGCAGCGCATGGCCCGTATCGCAACACGTCTTGTACCCGATAACTCAGGTGCTCATCTGCGCTTCATCAACAGCGATGATCAGGGCAATGACCTCACTGCTGATCAGATTGATGCTCGTATACAGTTCCAACCAGGCGGCGGTACCAACATCGGCACAAACCTGAAGAAAAAGGTTTTGGAGCCGCTGGTATTTAAAAAGCTTGACCAGGATGGCAGGTTAGACAGACCGTTCCTTGTTCTCACTATCACGGATGGCGAGCCTAGCCCCGAGCCTATTGATACGTTCAAGAAGACGATTGAAGAGTGTGGACGACGGTTGGAACAAAAGGATTACCCCCAGGAATGTAAGTTGAGGCCCTCGATCCGTACGAAAGAATATGTTAATGAGGGTGATTAGCAACCATGTTTCTCATCAGCCAAGTTGGCAATGACCCACATGCTGATCAGTTCCTCGACTCACTCTCTGGTGACACTGCAATTGACCGTGTTCTATTCCGTAGTTCTGGTATGTTTTTTAATTGCTAAGAAAGGTTCATTAGTTAACATAATCAGAGCGCCTGCACGAGAAATATGCGGAGCTTCGTGATAATGAGGCAGACCTTGAAGAATGGGTAAGACTCTTCTCTTCACCAACAGGTTTTCGACGCATTGACTAACCAACGACATTATAGCTTTTCAATATTTTGATGCAGCCTATTACTGGATGAGATTTATGCACATTCTACAATGTTGGCCTTCTGGGATCGGTGGTCCCGATATGGGAGTTCTTCCCATGCCGATAGTCACTGTCACAGTTTCTTTCAGAACTCAGATCAATAATGATTCAATAGCTGTAGCCTTGTATCTGAGAGATTACATACCAATAAAAAAATGTCTTGCCTTATCATAGACCCTGTACAAAGTAGCTTAGAAGGGGGGCTTGGCATACTCTGTTCTCCGACGACATCTGCCTCATGATCCTCGCCAATATCACCGCTACTATGCAGCCAATAAGCTTACCCCTAGCAAAAGCTTTTCTCCATTCTCgctttaaatttaagcttacCGCTCGTACTACGTCAGTTGAGTGTAAAGACTTTTCAAAGTGCCACGTGCAGCACAAAATGCTACCAACGACGCAAATCGCCCGAAGGTTTGCCTCACTGACATTCGCAAGATTTCTCGCACAATGGCCACTGAGGTTCTTCAAGTGCACGTCTGGATATTTCATGTTTTAGCGTAGTGATAGGTGAATACTTCCACCCAAGAAAGTATCATGCAGATTATCAAATGTCCTTGCTGTAATGCAATAATAATACAGTGTCACTCTCGCTCCCTGAGCTAGACCTGACCCTATAATAGTACACAATTTTCCAAGATATACAATTCGCCCATCTGTTCGTCCTCGCTAAGGCTCGATCTATGCCTTGTAGTTCTTCTGAGCCCTCCTTTTATTGATCGGTAGACCATTGGGACCCTCGTTCTCGCGACGGCAGTTAACGCCGGCTTCGTTACCGCAACGGGCAGGGAGGAGACAGCAGCCGTCATTATCGCGGAATACTTCCAGGCCGTCGCTTGCCCTGCCCAGTGAGACGCAGTCTGGGCCATCGGGAAAGCCACAACTGTGATTGCGTGTTAGCAGAGCTGAACTCAATTTGATGGTGCAAGTCAAGACCTACCCGTTCTTGGCGAGGACGCCAAAGGCGAAGAGAACTGAGACTAAAGCGAATTGCATTTTGtatgttggagaagaagaaatggcaCCGGGCCTTTAGTGAAAAGATATGAAGGTATATGAAGAGGGtactgatgctgaagaaaaTAGGGATGAGAGAATAGCGAAGGCCAATTCATGGGATGCCTTCGATATATTTATGTGCTCGACGAAACAAATCCCCTGATCAAGGTAATGATGGTTGTTGTCTTGGCTGAAACAGTGCCTGGTCTGTAACGAGGTTAAAACGCAGGAGTTCTTATGTATGGAACTTCGCTTGGGTTGTGACATTGCCAAGATGGGCAATTCTGATATCGTCAACATCCGAGAACTCTTGATGAAACATTTAAAGTAAAGAGTTTCCCCAATTATGTAATATAATTGATAGTTTAGGCTATTTGAATAGTTTAAGAACGCTATTTGTAGGAAGTAGTAAGACTTGGGCGATTACACTGTAGCATTGAAATGAAACAGGCACGGCCCTCATTGAGCCTTTGGCTGGGCTAGGCCGATATAGGCTGGGGAGCTGATGTTTACATCTCGCACTTTATCTCGCGATTTCGCAATATTGTCGTCAGTATTGATTCCTCGCTTTTCAGCGATGTCTCTACCTCAGAAATGACTACGTTCGTACGTAGATGGCGTTTCCGGAGGTCTTTCTCCGCTCTGGCATCTTTGGCATTTTGCCAAACGTACTTATAGCATCATGTCGGGAGTCAATTGCGATGAATGACGAAGGTTGTGTCACTTGAGGGGAGCCAACAGATATAACGACCAAACTTGAGTATAAGTTACATAGCCATAAGCACTGTTCACTAATTTCTGCATTTTCCCATAAATTCACCAAGGCTGAATATTCTGCCCTCACATGTCGATCACCTACGAAACCTCTATAATGTCACGAAATATCTGCATCACCGCCGTCGACGGCAATACCGGCTTTCTCATCGCCGAACTAATCCTCAAACACCGCGACTTCTCCCGTAAAGTCTCCTCCGTCGTCGGTCTAACTCTCCACCCCGACTCCCCCAAAGCAAAAGAACTTCAAGATCTCGGCATCAAGATCGTCGCTCACAAGCCCGGCCGTCTCCGTGTGATGGCCAAAACTCTACAAGACACCGGGTGCGACACCATCTGTCTCGTTCCACCTGCTCACGAACATAAGCTTGAGATTAGTGAGGAGCTTGTCCATGCTGCAAAGAAGGCGGATGTTCCGAATGTGCTGCTTATTAGTTCGGCGGGGTGTGATTATGCGGAGAAGGGAAAGCAGCCGCGGCTGAGGGAGTTTATTGATTTGGAGGCGTTGGTTATGGAGGCGAAGGGGGATCCGAATGTTTCTACGGGAACTTCACCTTGTATTATTCGGTGAGTCTGTCCTTATGATTGAAGGGAGAAAGCTAATCTGTTAGGGCTGGGTTCTATGCTGAGAACCTTTTGCTATATGCGCAGCAGGCTAAGTCAGAGGGTGTTCTTCCACTTCCAATTGGCGAATCCCACAAGTTTGCACCTGTTGCACTTGGTGTAAGGCATTTCTGATACGCTGATCCGGAAGTATACTGAAAGTGTTGTAGGATGTTGCTCAGGTCGCTGCTCATGTTCTGACTGGCAAGGGCAAGCATGGTTTCGATGACCGTCATCGCGGCCAAATGATGGTAGTCACTGGTGAGTCGGTGCTTTCTAGGTCATCCAAGCAACAAGACTGATTGATTTAGGCCCCATACTCTGCGCGGGCAAAGAGCTTGTAGCCGCAGCCAGCAAGGCTCTCGGAGCCGAACTTCAGTTCGAGAACATCTCCCAGTATGCTTCCCACGAGTCCCATTACCTCTTCTTACTAACAGCTTGTCTCCAGTGCGGAAGCAAAAAGAGTCCTCAAGTCTCAGTCTGACATCGACCCGTCCGAGCAGCAATATCTCCTCGAGTACTACAGCCTTGTGAAGGAGGGTAAAACCAACTACATCTCTACCACTGCCTTCCACGATGTCACTGGAGAGCATCCCACTGAGCCggagaacttcttcaagatctacGAGGGTGAAATgaggccaaagaagaaggc is a genomic window containing:
- a CDS encoding related to ankyrin repeat protein — its product is MTDIFVDARKGSLTSTKLDTYLARPVDINAQDPKTGFTALGMAAKYGRLSVVTLLLDKNASPRAMSKPGMTPLYIAANGNGDRVNIVRKLLEKGAQVDETSPEVDNDTPLMVAITHARDPVVVNMLIDAGASLQVTNTKGETAKVLAEQSGNPAIQRAVSPPGQQMAGLPELINALVNFVLFILAYVNSGVINGVVKGVVSNLYHIGQAPPDQTLAQDLNNPTTVDDFQRGVEKYVEDSDFGQFFAPGNDYLQKVAEKAVELKDDKSNHLNDPEQVKGLVKLALYQPIFYCDDSGSMQANILDANGNVVSTRMEAMRSLVQRMARIATRLVPDNSGAHLRFINSDDQGNDLTADQIDARIQFQPGGGTNIGTNLKKKVLEPLVFKKLDQDGRLDRPFLVLTITDGEPSPEPIDTFKKTIEECGRRLEQKDYPQESTMFLISQVGNDPHADQFLDSLSGDTAIDRVLFRSSERLHEKYAELRDNEADLEEWLFNILMQPITG